The following coding sequences are from one Lolium rigidum isolate FL_2022 chromosome 6, APGP_CSIRO_Lrig_0.1, whole genome shotgun sequence window:
- the LOC124658893 gene encoding late embryogenesis abundant protein Lea5-like, with protein MALALSGSAAARALAQLLAPTTRRYAAAAASGAMRRGAADRKAAGEAEKAATDASWVPDPVTGHYRPANRAASVDPADLRAAHLGRTHARA; from the coding sequence ATGGCTCTCGCTCTCTCCGGCTCCGCTGCTGCCCGCGCGCTCGCCCAGCTGCTCGCCCCGACCACCAGGCGCTACGCGGCGGCTGCTGCCTCCGGCGCCATGAGGCGCGGTGCCGCGGACAGGAAGGCGGCTGGCGAGGCCGAGAAGGCCGCCACCGACGCATCCTGGGTCCCCGACCCCGTCACAGGCCACTACCGCCCGGCCAACCGTGCCGCCTCCGTCGACCCggccgacctccgcgccgcccaccTCGGCCGCACCCACGCACGGGCTTGA